In Streptomyces sp. P3, one DNA window encodes the following:
- a CDS encoding DUF3817 domain-containing protein, translating to MDLKTASALRRLRLVSAPEAVSFLLLLVCSVLKRTTDFDAVRVMGWVHAGFFVLYLLFWADAWNRTKWSPKTAALYFVLAVLPTGGFFAERRLRRESQDAVIASRARREGVVNA from the coding sequence GTGGACCTGAAGACCGCCTCCGCCCTCCGCCGCCTGCGCCTGGTCTCCGCCCCGGAGGCCGTGTCGTTCCTCCTGCTGCTGGTCTGCTCGGTGCTGAAGCGGACCACCGACTTCGACGCCGTGCGAGTGATGGGCTGGGTCCATGCCGGATTCTTCGTCCTGTACCTGCTCTTCTGGGCCGACGCCTGGAACCGCACGAAGTGGTCCCCGAAGACCGCGGCCCTCTACTTCGTCCTCGCGGTCCTGCCGACCGGCGGGTTCTTCGCCGAGCGCCGGCTGCGCCGCGAGTCGCAGGACGCGGTCATCGCCTCCCGCGCCCGCAGGGAAGGCGTGGTGAACGCATGA
- a CDS encoding MFS transporter, protein MSASPSPRPSYAVVLRLPHARRTFAAALTGRLSYAVVPLSVMLAVTRSTGSYAVAGAVMALFGATAVFLSPARAALVDRHGPRRALVPMTAGHTVLLGLLAAAVSRPDPAPAPALGALAAAAGACVPPLGPTMRAVWTRLAPDRALLQRAYSLDGVAEELLFVTGPLLVGVLVGFAPPAAGIVAGAALMAVGTAGFLSSPALRAAPVGAGAVRRGGGGLRGLGRPVTAVVGVGLALGVVDLLVVAFAERHGHGSGGAAVAWVLAALSAGSAVGGLLNGAVSWRTPAPARLPWLTAGLGLTLCGAALAPGLGVLAAAVAVAGFFVSPALTTAYLIADEVAGPRARVRAGAWINTAVNAGCTAGTAVAGALAVRLPVGACFALTAATVLATSALVAGAVRRDTPRKDTPRKGAGRKDAGRNDTPGKGTPERDTSELAPLV, encoded by the coding sequence ATGTCCGCTTCACCCTCCCCGCGGCCTTCGTATGCCGTCGTCCTGCGGCTCCCGCACGCCCGCCGCACCTTCGCCGCCGCCCTGACCGGCCGGTTGTCCTACGCGGTCGTCCCGCTGTCCGTGATGCTCGCCGTGACCCGGTCCACGGGCTCGTACGCGGTGGCCGGCGCCGTGATGGCGCTGTTCGGGGCCACCGCCGTCTTCCTGTCGCCCGCGCGGGCGGCCCTCGTCGACCGCCACGGTCCACGCCGGGCGCTCGTGCCGATGACGGCCGGGCACACCGTGCTGCTCGGCCTGCTGGCCGCGGCCGTCTCCCGGCCGGACCCCGCCCCCGCACCGGCGCTCGGCGCCCTCGCCGCGGCCGCCGGGGCCTGTGTGCCGCCGCTGGGGCCGACCATGCGGGCCGTCTGGACGCGGCTCGCACCCGACCGGGCCCTGCTCCAGCGCGCCTACAGCCTCGACGGCGTCGCCGAGGAACTGCTGTTCGTGACCGGGCCGCTGCTGGTCGGCGTCCTGGTCGGCTTCGCACCGCCGGCCGCCGGGATCGTGGCCGGCGCGGCCCTGATGGCCGTGGGCACCGCCGGGTTCCTGTCGTCCCCCGCGCTGCGGGCGGCGCCCGTGGGCGCCGGCGCCGTGCGGCGGGGCGGTGGTGGGCTGCGCGGCCTCGGACGGCCCGTGACCGCCGTCGTCGGCGTGGGGCTGGCGCTGGGCGTGGTCGACCTGCTGGTCGTGGCGTTCGCGGAACGGCACGGACACGGCTCCGGCGGGGCGGCCGTGGCCTGGGTGCTGGCGGCGCTGTCGGCCGGCAGCGCGGTCGGCGGGCTGCTCAACGGCGCCGTCTCCTGGCGGACTCCGGCCCCGGCCCGGCTGCCGTGGCTCACGGCGGGCCTCGGCCTGACGCTGTGCGGCGCGGCCCTCGCACCGGGGCTCGGCGTCCTGGCCGCGGCCGTCGCGGTCGCCGGGTTCTTCGTGTCGCCGGCGCTCACCACGGCCTACCTCATCGCCGACGAGGTCGCCGGCCCGCGGGCCCGGGTGCGGGCGGGGGCGTGGATCAACACGGCCGTCAACGCGGGCTGCACGGCCGGCACGGCGGTCGCCGGGGCGCTGGCGGTGCGGCTGCCGGTGGGGGCGTGCTTCGCGCTGACCGCGGCGACGGTGCTCGCCACGTCGGCACTCGTCGCGGGCGCGGTGCGGCGGGACACGCCGAGGAAGGACACGCCGAGGAAGGGCGCTGGGCGGAAGGACGCGGGGCGGAACGACACGCCCGGGAAGGGCACGCCGGAGAGGGACACGAGCGAACTCGCGCCCCTCGTCTGA
- the meaB gene encoding methylmalonyl Co-A mutase-associated GTPase MeaB, with the protein MQDVSSLVAQAREGRPRAVARLISLVEGASPQLREVMAALAPLTGNAYVVGLTGSPGVGKSTSTSALVTAYRRQGRRVGVLAVDPSSPFSGGALLGDRVRMSDHASDPGVYIRSMATRGHLGGLAWSAPQAIRVLDAAGCDVILVETVGVGQSEVEIASQADTSVVLLAPGMGDGIQAAKAGILEIGDVYVVNKADRDGADATARELNHMLGLGEARGPGDWRPPIVKTVAARAEGVDEVVEALEKHRAWMEEHGVLAERRRARAAREVETIAVTALRERIGDLHGDRRLSSLADRIVTGELDPYRAADELVAGLTEG; encoded by the coding sequence ATGCAGGACGTCTCCTCGCTGGTCGCCCAGGCCAGGGAAGGCCGCCCCCGGGCGGTGGCCCGGCTGATCTCCCTCGTGGAGGGGGCGTCCCCGCAGCTCAGGGAGGTCATGGCGGCCCTGGCGCCGCTCACCGGCAACGCGTACGTGGTCGGACTGACCGGGTCGCCGGGCGTGGGCAAGTCCACCTCGACCTCCGCGCTGGTCACCGCCTATCGCAGGCAGGGCAGGCGGGTCGGCGTACTGGCCGTCGACCCGTCGTCCCCGTTCTCCGGGGGCGCGCTGCTCGGCGACCGGGTCCGGATGTCCGACCACGCCTCCGACCCCGGTGTCTACATCCGCTCCATGGCCACCCGCGGCCACCTCGGCGGACTCGCCTGGTCGGCCCCGCAGGCGATCCGCGTGCTGGACGCCGCGGGCTGCGACGTGATCCTGGTCGAGACGGTCGGCGTAGGCCAGTCGGAGGTCGAGATCGCCTCCCAGGCGGACACCAGCGTGGTCCTGCTGGCCCCGGGAATGGGCGACGGCATCCAGGCGGCCAAGGCGGGCATCCTGGAGATCGGCGACGTCTACGTCGTCAACAAGGCCGACCGGGACGGCGCCGACGCCACCGCACGCGAACTGAACCACATGCTCGGCCTCGGCGAGGCCCGCGGCCCCGGGGACTGGCGGCCGCCGATCGTCAAGACCGTGGCCGCGCGCGCCGAGGGCGTCGACGAGGTCGTCGAGGCGCTGGAGAAGCACCGGGCGTGGATGGAGGAGCACGGCGTCCTCGCCGAGCGCCGGCGCGCCCGTGCCGCCCGCGAGGTGGAGACGATCGCCGTCACGGCCCTGCGTGAACGCATCGGCGACCTCCACGGGGACCGCCGGCTGAGCAGCCTGGCGGACCGCATCGTCACCGGCGAGCTCGACCCCTACCGGGCCGCCGACGAACTCGTGGCGGGGCTGACGGAGGGCTGA
- a CDS encoding MarR family winged helix-turn-helix transcriptional regulator, whose protein sequence is METETATRWLTQAEQCAWRTHLEVNRLLTYQLEKDLQPFGLTMNDYEILVNLSESEGVRMRMSDLASATLQSKSRLSHQITRMENADLVRRENCESDRRGLYAVLTDHGMETMQKVAPHHVDSVRRHFIDLLSPEALAELSKALKPVAENLRGRRGRS, encoded by the coding sequence ATGGAGACCGAAACGGCCACGCGCTGGCTGACCCAAGCGGAGCAGTGCGCCTGGCGCACCCATCTGGAGGTCAACAGGCTGTTGACGTACCAGCTCGAGAAGGATCTTCAGCCGTTCGGACTGACCATGAACGACTACGAGATCCTGGTGAACCTCTCCGAGTCGGAGGGCGTCCGGATGCGCATGAGCGACCTCGCCTCCGCCACCCTCCAGTCCAAGAGCCGGCTCTCGCACCAGATCACCCGTATGGAGAACGCCGATCTGGTACGACGGGAGAACTGCGAGTCCGACCGCCGCGGCCTGTACGCGGTCCTGACCGACCACGGCATGGAGACCATGCAGAAGGTCGCGCCGCACCATGTGGACTCCGTGCGGCGACACTTCATCGACCTCCTCTCCCCCGAGGCCCTGGCGGAACTCTCCAAGGCCCTGAAGCCCGTCGCGGAGAACCTCCGCGGGCGGCGGGGACGGTCGTAG
- a CDS encoding MTH1187 family thiamine-binding protein: MIVAFSVTPLGVGEDVGEYVADAVRVVRESGLPNRTDAMFTSVEGEWDEVMDVVRRAVAAVEARAPRVSLVLKADIRPGVTDGLTSKVATVERHLAP, translated from the coding sequence ATGATCGTCGCCTTCTCCGTCACCCCCCTGGGCGTCGGCGAGGACGTCGGCGAGTACGTCGCCGACGCCGTTCGGGTGGTCCGCGAGTCCGGCCTCCCGAACCGCACCGACGCCATGTTCACCTCCGTCGAGGGCGAGTGGGACGAGGTGATGGACGTCGTCCGGCGGGCCGTCGCCGCCGTCGAGGCGCGCGCCCCGCGCGTCTCCCTCGTCCTGAAGGCGGACATCCGCCCCGGTGTGACGGACGGGCTCACCTCGAAAGTGGCGACCGTGGAGCGGCACCTCGCGCCGTGA
- a CDS encoding acetyl-CoA C-acetyltransferase, which yields MTDSTGSNGTTSVIVAGARTPMGRLLGSLKSFSGADLGGFAIKAALDRAGIGGDQVQYVIMGQVLQAGAGQIPARQAAVKAGIPMNVPALTINKVCLSGLDAIALADQLIRAGEFDVVVAGGQESMTNAPHLLPKSREGFKYGAIEMLDAMAHDGLTDAFENIAMGASTEKHNTRLGIARPEQDEIAALSHQRAAAAQKNGVFEAEITPVEIPQRKGEPVVFSKDEGIRADTTAESLGKLRPAFAKDGTITAGSSSQISDGAAAVVVMSKAKAQELGLEWIAEIGAHGNVAGPDNSLQSQPSNAIAHALKKEGLQVSDLDLVEINEAFAAVAVQSMKDLGVSTEKVNVNGGAIALGHPIGMSGARLVLHLALELKRRGGGVGAAALCGGGGQGDALIVRVPKG from the coding sequence ATGACTGACTCGACTGGTTCCAACGGCACGACCTCGGTGATCGTCGCGGGCGCGCGTACGCCCATGGGACGGCTGCTGGGCTCCCTCAAGTCCTTCTCCGGAGCCGATCTCGGCGGCTTCGCGATCAAGGCCGCCCTCGACCGCGCGGGCATCGGCGGCGACCAGGTGCAGTACGTGATCATGGGCCAGGTGCTGCAGGCCGGGGCGGGGCAGATCCCGGCCCGTCAGGCCGCGGTCAAGGCCGGCATCCCGATGAACGTCCCGGCGCTCACGATCAACAAGGTGTGCCTCTCGGGCCTGGACGCGATCGCGCTCGCGGACCAGCTGATCCGCGCGGGTGAGTTCGACGTCGTGGTGGCCGGCGGCCAGGAGTCCATGACCAACGCCCCGCACCTGCTGCCGAAGTCGCGCGAGGGCTTCAAGTACGGTGCGATCGAGATGCTCGACGCGATGGCGCACGACGGTCTGACCGACGCCTTCGAGAACATCGCCATGGGCGCCTCCACCGAGAAGCACAACACCCGCCTCGGCATCGCCCGTCCGGAGCAGGACGAGATCGCCGCCCTGTCCCACCAGCGTGCGGCCGCCGCCCAGAAGAACGGCGTCTTCGAGGCAGAGATCACCCCGGTCGAGATCCCCCAGCGCAAGGGCGAGCCCGTCGTCTTCAGCAAGGACGAGGGCATCCGCGCCGACACGACCGCGGAGTCCCTCGGCAAGCTCCGCCCGGCGTTCGCCAAGGACGGCACGATCACCGCGGGCTCGTCGTCGCAGATCTCCGACGGCGCGGCGGCCGTGGTCGTGATGAGCAAGGCCAAGGCGCAGGAGCTCGGCCTGGAGTGGATCGCGGAGATCGGCGCCCACGGCAACGTGGCCGGGCCGGACAACTCGCTGCAGTCCCAGCCGTCCAACGCCATCGCGCACGCCCTGAAGAAGGAGGGCCTGCAGGTCTCCGACCTCGACCTCGTCGAGATCAACGAGGCCTTCGCGGCCGTCGCGGTCCAGTCAATGAAGGACCTCGGCGTGTCCACGGAAAAGGTGAACGTCAACGGTGGCGCCATCGCCCTGGGCCACCCGATCGGGATGTCCGGCGCCCGGCTGGTGCTGCACCTGGCCCTGGAGCTCAAGCGGCGCGGCGGCGGGGTCGGCGCGGCGGCGCTGTGCGGCGGCGGCGGGCAGGGCGACGCGCTGATCGTGCGGGTGCCCAAGGGCTGA
- a CDS encoding AIM24 family protein, with amino-acid sequence MFRLQGSKVLAVDMTGDAVKAKNGSMVAYDGQMAFKKLSGGGEGIRGMVTRRLTGEQMTVMEVRGQGTCWFADRASEINLVQLRGDKLFVESSNLLATDAGLRTGTSFTGVRGATQGNGLFTTTVEGTGQAAITSDGPAVVLRVSPQYPLTVDPGAYVAHQGNVRQSFQSGVTFRTFLGEGGGEAFQIRFEGDGLVYVQPSERNTIAGDV; translated from the coding sequence ATGTTTCGACTCCAAGGCAGCAAGGTGCTGGCCGTCGACATGACCGGGGACGCCGTGAAGGCGAAGAACGGCTCGATGGTCGCGTACGACGGGCAGATGGCCTTCAAGAAGCTCAGCGGCGGCGGTGAGGGCATCCGGGGCATGGTGACCCGGCGGCTCACCGGCGAGCAGATGACCGTGATGGAGGTGAGGGGGCAGGGCACCTGCTGGTTCGCCGACCGGGCGAGCGAGATCAACCTCGTGCAGCTCAGGGGCGACAAGCTGTTCGTCGAGTCGAGCAATCTGCTCGCGACCGACGCAGGCCTGCGGACGGGCACCAGCTTCACCGGGGTGCGCGGCGCGACCCAGGGCAACGGGCTGTTCACGACGACCGTCGAGGGCACCGGCCAGGCGGCGATCACGTCGGACGGGCCGGCCGTGGTGCTGCGCGTCAGCCCGCAGTACCCGCTCACCGTCGACCCCGGCGCCTATGTCGCGCACCAGGGAAACGTCCGGCAGTCCTTCCAGTCGGGGGTGACGTTCCGCACCTTCCTGGGCGAAGGCGGCGGCGAGGCCTTCCAGATCCGCTTCGAGGGGGACGGCCTGGTGTACGTCCAGCCGAGCGAGCGCAACACGATCGCGGGGGACGTGTGA
- the mce gene encoding methylmalonyl-CoA epimerase: protein MLTRIDHIGIACHDLDATVEFYRSTYGFEVFHSEVNEEQGVREAMLKINETSDGGASYLQLLEPTRPDSTVAKWLDKNGEGVHHIAFGTADVDGEAADIRSKGVRVLYEEPRRGSMGSRITFLHPKDCHGVLTELVTSAPVESPEH, encoded by the coding sequence ATGCTGACGCGAATCGACCACATCGGGATCGCCTGCCACGACCTCGACGCGACCGTCGAGTTCTACCGTTCCACATACGGCTTCGAGGTGTTCCACTCCGAGGTCAACGAGGAGCAGGGCGTGCGCGAGGCCATGCTCAAGATCAACGAGACCTCCGACGGCGGAGCCTCCTACCTGCAGCTTCTGGAGCCGACCCGCCCCGACTCCACCGTCGCCAAGTGGCTCGACAAGAACGGCGAGGGCGTCCACCACATCGCCTTCGGTACGGCGGACGTGGACGGCGAGGCCGCGGACATCCGCTCCAAGGGCGTACGCGTCCTGTACGAAGAGCCCCGACGCGGCTCCATGGGGTCACGAATCACCTTCCTGCACCCGAAGGATTGCCACGGAGTTCTGACAGAACTGGTCACATCGGCCCCTGTTGAGTCACCTGAGCACTGA
- a CDS encoding matrixin family metalloprotease — protein sequence MAGRRGPGRPGRAITALLLAATLAAVCVGQAPRTPACPLARGELTVDDLPAGSSVRDCPVVGRVVTHDGAGLAVPEPGTTVGVDSLTADGSAHGFTLTVTADGTVSYAYEASAEAVRGSRADAPAPCADPAYATAGRKEYGTYEWFLGDGRLPGGISRAQARRAFEEAVATITASRNDCGLDDRVAARARYLSTTSSRADIDRETRCMRPDGLSVWDTGDLGGDSVATACSWSRPAPGGGPEELLEADVRFNTHDYAFTDGPSGACTRAYDLRSVATHEAGHVFGLAHAGAGHENLTMFASSFACSTSARTLGRGDVLGLRSLY from the coding sequence GTGGCAGGGCGGCGAGGGCCGGGCCGTCCCGGCAGGGCGATCACGGCGCTCCTCCTGGCTGCGACGCTGGCGGCGGTCTGCGTGGGCCAGGCGCCCCGAACGCCCGCCTGCCCGCTCGCCCGGGGCGAGCTCACCGTCGACGACCTGCCCGCCGGCTCCTCCGTGCGCGACTGCCCCGTGGTCGGACGCGTGGTCACCCACGACGGCGCGGGCCTGGCGGTGCCGGAGCCCGGCACGACGGTCGGCGTCGACTCCCTCACCGCGGACGGGTCGGCGCACGGCTTCACCCTGACGGTCACCGCCGACGGCACGGTCTCCTACGCCTACGAGGCCAGCGCCGAGGCCGTCCGGGGCAGCCGCGCCGACGCCCCCGCGCCCTGCGCCGACCCCGCCTACGCCACCGCGGGCCGCAAGGAGTACGGCACGTACGAGTGGTTCCTCGGCGACGGCCGGCTGCCGGGCGGGATCTCCCGCGCCCAGGCCCGCCGGGCCTTCGAGGAGGCCGTCGCCACCATCACCGCCAGCCGCAACGACTGCGGTCTCGACGACCGGGTCGCCGCGCGGGCCCGCTATCTGTCGACCACCTCCAGCAGGGCCGACATCGACCGGGAGACGCGCTGCATGCGCCCCGACGGCCTGAGCGTCTGGGACACGGGCGACCTCGGCGGCGACTCCGTCGCCACCGCCTGCTCCTGGAGCCGCCCGGCGCCCGGCGGGGGACCCGAGGAACTGCTCGAGGCCGACGTCCGCTTCAACACCCACGACTACGCGTTCACCGACGGCCCGTCCGGCGCCTGCACCCGCGCCTACGACCTCCGCAGTGTCGCCACGCACGAGGCCGGGCACGTCTTCGGCCTCGCCCACGCCGGGGCCGGACACGAGAACCTCACCATGTTCGCGAGCTCGTTCGCCTGCTCCACGAGCGCCCGCACCCTGGGCAGGGGCGACGTCCTCGGCCTGCGCAGCCTCTACTGA
- a CDS encoding AIM24 family protein yields MYGAPGGGPTVHDPMTLPVDDNVNSYTFCVELKGSQWFLQKGKMIAYYGSIDFNGVGHGRLDRLVRTSFHSPLHASDWVVAEGSGKMLLADRAFDVNSYDLENGNLTIRSGNLLAFQPSLSLKQSIVPGFLTLIGTGKFVAASNGPVVFMEPPLRVDPQALVGWADCPSPCHHYDHGYMTGVMGGLRALTGLGGASGEEHQFEFVGAGTVLLQSTETLMAEQATGAVPHEPGVPGAGGVPGGHGGHGTPSGTPRLPGQLGDLQRRFGL; encoded by the coding sequence ATGTACGGGGCACCGGGCGGCGGCCCGACGGTGCACGACCCCATGACCCTGCCGGTCGACGACAACGTGAACAGCTACACCTTCTGCGTGGAACTCAAGGGGAGCCAGTGGTTCCTGCAGAAGGGGAAGATGATCGCCTACTACGGGTCGATCGACTTCAACGGCGTCGGACACGGCCGGCTGGACCGTCTGGTGCGCACTTCCTTCCATTCGCCTCTGCACGCGAGCGACTGGGTCGTGGCGGAAGGCTCGGGCAAGATGCTCCTCGCCGACCGGGCCTTCGACGTGAACTCCTACGACCTCGAGAACGGCAACCTGACCATTCGCTCGGGCAATCTGCTTGCTTTTCAGCCAAGTCTGTCGCTCAAGCAGTCGATCGTGCCGGGATTTCTCACCCTCATCGGAACCGGAAAGTTCGTGGCCGCGTCCAACGGTCCGGTGGTGTTCATGGAACCCCCGCTCCGGGTGGACCCTCAGGCCCTCGTCGGCTGGGCCGACTGCCCCTCCCCGTGCCATCACTACGACCACGGGTACATGACCGGCGTGATGGGCGGTCTACGTGCACTGACGGGCCTCGGCGGCGCCTCGGGGGAGGAGCACCAGTTCGAGTTCGTCGGCGCCGGGACGGTGCTGCTGCAGTCGACCGAGACCCTCATGGCCGAGCAGGCCACGGGAGCGGTTCCGCACGAGCCCGGAGTGCCCGGCGCGGGCGGCGTCCCAGGTGGGCACGGGGGCCACGGCACGCCGTCCGGCACACCGCGCCTTCCCGGACAGCTGGGGGACCTCCAGCGTCGCTTCGGGCTGTGA
- a CDS encoding AIM24 family protein, translated as MTFREINSKMIEATVVPGARLFSQRGAMLAYRGEVSFTPNVQGGQGGVMSMIGRRLANEDTPLMTVEGSGTVLFGHGGHHVQVIRLSGDTLCVEADRLLAFEGTLQQGTMFLGSQGGVMGMVRGQISGQGLFTTTLKGHGAVAVMAHGGVFEVPITPQRPVHVDPQAYVAHHGDVRNKLSTALGWRDMVGRGSGEGFQLELSGSGAVFVQASEEKL; from the coding sequence ATGACCTTCCGTGAGATCAACTCCAAGATGATCGAGGCGACCGTCGTCCCCGGCGCCCGGCTCTTCAGCCAGCGCGGGGCCATGCTGGCCTACCGCGGCGAGGTGTCCTTCACCCCGAACGTCCAGGGTGGACAGGGCGGGGTGATGTCCATGATCGGGCGGCGGCTCGCCAACGAGGACACGCCGCTGATGACCGTCGAGGGCAGCGGCACGGTCCTCTTCGGGCACGGCGGGCACCATGTCCAGGTCATCCGGCTCAGCGGCGACACGCTGTGCGTCGAGGCGGACCGCCTGCTCGCCTTCGAGGGCACCCTTCAGCAGGGCACGATGTTCCTGGGCTCGCAGGGCGGCGTCATGGGCATGGTCCGCGGGCAGATCAGCGGACAGGGGCTCTTCACCACCACCCTCAAGGGCCACGGGGCCGTCGCCGTGATGGCCCACGGCGGGGTGTTCGAGGTCCCGATCACCCCGCAGCGCCCGGTCCACGTCGACCCGCAGGCCTACGTCGCCCACCACGGCGACGTCCGCAACAAGCTCTCGACGGCGCTCGGCTGGCGGGACATGGTGGGCCGCGGTTCCGGCGAGGGCTTCCAGCTCGAGCTGAGCGGCAGCGGTGCGGTGTTCGTCCAGGCGTCGGAGGAGAAGCTGTGA